DNA from Agarilytica rhodophyticola:
TCTTTGTGCGCATCCACATCCATTTTGCAAATCTTAATCTTGCCTTCATATTCCTTAGCCAGTTCATTCAGCACTGGTGCGATCATTTTGCAAGGACCACACCAAGCTGCCCAAAAGTCCACTAATACGGGGCCTTCGCTACCTAATACATCTTCATCAAAGCTGGCATCGCTGACGTGTACGATCGCATCACTCATAATTTTTCTCCGAACCTAATAAATGTCAATGTGGCCAATAATAAGGACACTCAGAGTCTGTGACAATATCTTAATAAGCATTGCGTCGAGACTCTGATCATAAGCGGCCAAATATCTAACTAGAATATAAGGCCTGATTTTTATGTTTCAATGCTTATTGAGTATTTTGTGATAAATGGTAGCACTCGACAGAGCTCATGTAGCCGCTAACTTGAAAGTTGTGCGAGTAACTGAGACTGTGTTGGCGCCGAAATACCCTGTTCTACCTGGGTATAAATACCATTTTTATCCAAACACCATCGCTGCCTTGAGTCCTCTATATAGAGTAGCAGCTCATTATGT
Protein-coding regions in this window:
- the trxA gene encoding thioredoxin TrxA: MSDAIVHVSDASFDEDVLGSEGPVLVDFWAAWCGPCKMIAPVLNELAKEYEGKIKICKMDVDAHKETPAKFNIRGIPTLMIFKGGNAEGTKVGALSKAQLKDFIDASL